AAATGTCAATTATGTTCCCATAACcattattcttataaattcaTGTTCACTAAAGAAAATAATCTCACCACTTTTGAAAAGGAAAATCATAACGAATTTTATTAAACATAAGAATGATTACTCCATTTTCACCACAAATTTCTTAATAATCTGAGACTTAGATTACCTTATTCCTAAGGGAGGTGAAAAGTCCTGGTGCAGTTCTAGTCTTGAATTACATAGATGTATGTTCTATTTCTTGTCGATACAATTAAATCATAGTGTCACTTTTATATATTAATCCCTATAATATCTTCATAGACAATTATAAGATGTGATTTGACCAAATATGACTCCTCACAATGCAATATCTAAACTGACTACAACGTCGGTAACGCTTTGTAAACACgtcaatattaatatatagtagtattaattaatatacctttaaaattattaaattcaaAAGTGAGATTGTTCTTTTgtttcaataaatattttgacTAACGCGTTTCATTCTCTTCGATCTTATCTTTGATTACTTTTTTTGAAGTCGCACCGGGAGCTAGTGCTTGTTATCTAAGAGTTGCTCCATGGATCTCATCTTCTGCAACGTTTTAGTCGGCGATACAAATATCGTTGCCCTTAACTTTTTTTAGAGCATACTGCTATTGCTTCCGGCTAGATCCAAATTAGGATCTACAAAAATTTGGGCGGAGTTTTGTCATTGAAAAACAACCTCTAATTTCTCCATCGTATTTTCACTAAGGTTTCAATTGCAAGCTCGAAGTCGTGGAGATGGAATGTTTTTCACCTGAGCAGCCAGAAACTAAAAAGGTTAGCTATGATGATATACCCGATGATCTTGCATTTTCCATTCTATCAAAATTGTCTTTGAAGTCTTTGAACCGTTTTGGATGCGTACGCAAATCATGGACCCTCTTGTTTAGAAACCCTTATTTCATGAGCTTGTTCCTCAAAAATTTGATATGTCATAATCGTTCGTACTATGATGATACGTCTCTCCTACTACTTCGAAATATGAATATCAATGATGAAGATAAATGGGAGTTGTATTCTCTTTTTGGCGAGAGGTTTGAGAGTAAGACCAAATTCGATTGGCCAAATCCTTTTCAAGAGACTGACCCTGAATTTTATGTTGTGGGATCTAGTAGTATTCATGGGGTTCTTTGTCTAATTTGTGACTCTCAACCAAATAATAGAGTTGTATTGTGGAATCCAACTACCAAGGAAATCAAGGTTATTCCTACCAGCCTGAGTGAATCTGTACGCTATATGGATGTTGAAATTACTCGACATGGTTTTGCTTATGATTCTATCAATGATGACTATAAGGTTATTCGACAGGTATTGCATGATCGAAATAGTGACACTGATAGTGATACTGATGATCTTTCATTGGATAATATATCTCATGATCTCTTCTGGGAGATATATAGCTTAAGAAGTAACTCCTGGAAGAAACTTAATTTTGATGTCCCGTATGATTATAGAGATGAAGGAGTGTGTCTGGATGGAGTGTGTCATTGGTTGGGTGAAGATGGCTATGACGATGAAAACAATGATGAAGTATATCTATTATCAATTGACCTAAGCAATGAGATATTTCTTATAACATCCATATCTACAGAGGATGATGGTTTCTGGAAAGACTTGTTTGTGTTGAACGGGTCCATTGCTTTAATCTCAATTTGTGAAGAAATGAATACTTTTTATATATCAGTTTTGGGTGAACTTGGTGTGAAGGAATCATGGACTATACTCTATAATTTTTGTCCCTTACGTTGCATTGAGCGTCCTGTCAAAGCTGGAAAGAAGGGATACATATTCCCTAAACTAATCCATGGAAAACaagtttgttttgatttcaaCACTTTGACTGCTGAGAAGCTCAGTTTGGTAGGATTTAGAAAGTCAATAATTTATAAAGAAAGTAGTCTGCCAATTGGAGGAATAAACCAATAATCTTTTTACTAGGCTTCtgttaatttttatgtataaagAAAGAGCTGTTAGTTTAGGATCTCGGACCATATTCAATGAATTCTTTGAAAAGTGATATTATTTTATGATTACACTTTTGAATGTGGTAATGATTCAAAAACAAACGTTAAACACAACCAATTGGCTTAAGTTCACTCCTATttgattatcaaaataaataccACAACAGCTCTTGGCTTAAAACTAGTATATTGAATGCAAACTGGGACTctgcaaaaacaaaatttgaatacAAAGTAATTGTTCTTATACAACAAGTctccttttttttgttttttcttttatcaatGGGAAACaaagcaacaaaaaaagaaaaaactacaaATGGAGGAACTAAGTTTCTCGAATATCAACTAAACAATTTAGCAAGCCTTTCCTTCACAAAAATCACTTTCTTAACTCCTTGAACCCTACTGATTTTCCTGTGAAAAAGAGAAAGCAAAAGGTAATTAGCTATGTGAAAACTCAAAATGCATCAATTAACTAAATATTAAATTACCTAAGAATAATGTGTCATACCATTCTTGTTAGTGGAAAAGTCACTTCACATTGAGGACATTTGAGGTATTTATTGCTCTTCTTTGAACAATATTAGACTTCAAGTCTCATAACAAATACATAACAATGAGAACTCAAgctaataaaaatatgaacattACAAATTTTGATAAAGTGAAAATCTTCTAATTAACCTTTTTCCTTCCCGATTTTCAAAGATTTATTGATAGTTACACATTGTTTCAACGTCTCTTCAAGTGCATGGAATGCAACATCGTAACTCTCAAAGCTTAGTTATCCTTCCTCAAGCAACTCAATAGCCTTTTGATATAAACAATCATATCTCTCCTTACTAGAACAAACATCTTTCATTTTCCTTTGGTTTTGTTTGATTCTAACATTCTTGGTCCATCTTCTcaatatatagtgtgatgggaCAACAAAGACACCAACAGTTTGGAGTGTCATTAACGAATGTCTACAAAGATACCCATTATACTCAAACAAGTGACACAGGCAAGATGTTTCCTCTTTCGATACATCATATTCTACAATAaactctttatttttctcaaagttgaaaattttaaaagtggTAACTAGATTATCTTTACGCTCTTCCACAATATGACATCCAGATAATCCCAAAACTTCAACTTGAAATTCCTTGAAGATTGCATGTGTATAAATCATCGACATTTGCTTCTCAAAAAGTGATAGAGTCCTAAGATCAGGTTGCTTGTGCCATGTATTAAAATCAGCTTGCTTTTCTGCCTCTTCTCTATCCAATAAagcaactttatatttttcaacaaaTTGTTTTAATGTAGTTTTCTTACATacatatttgtcaaaaaaagcaTTAATATCTGATCTTTGAGTAGTTGACAAGCCACCAAAAAATGTATCCTTCATGTAAACAGGAGCCCAATGTTCACTTTCTTCATATAATGAGCTAATCCACCCATCTTCCATTAGTTGAAAAATTTCCACCATCTCATGCCATTTATCTTCAAATTGTTGTTTTGACCAAGACTTACAAATGCATATGTTGAGATGTCTCATGAAGTCTTGATCTTTTATTAATACATGACTAAGCTTCTCAGGCACCTTTTTAAGTATATGCCAAAGACAAAATCTATGTCAAGTATTTGGAAATACCTCTTTAATAGCCGCTTTCATTGCCCTATCTTGATCTGTGATAATTGCATTCGGAGGTTTTCCACCCATTGCTCTAAGCCATGTTTTCGTCAACCATATGAAAGTATGCATGGACTCATTTGAGAGTAATGCACAACCAAGTAACCTTGATTGAAGGTGATTGTTTACACCAATAAAAAGAGCAAATGgcattttgtatttatttgtgTATCAAATGAAATCACATCTCCAAACTCTTGATAGTCTTCTCTACCTTTTGCATCCAcccaaaatacattttttatacGGTCTTCATCATCCAAATCAATTGCATAAAAGAATCTTGGATTTTCTACTTGCATGAGCATAAAACACTCCAACATTTTCTTCTTGGATTTTCTTCTCTAAATCCAAACGCCGACTTTTATCTAAATGGTTTCCATTTCCAATATCTTTCTCCAAGCAACCAATATTTTCATATCCTCCATATTGTTTGGCCATTGAGGCATAAATTTTGGTTCTTCTCACTCCAACATGTTGCAATGTTTCAATAGTATGCTTTTGAACTTTATTGATTCCTCTATAAAATAATGTGCCTATGCCGGAAAAATCTCATGATTGTGGTTTTTAATGAAGTTATGAACAATCCATTTTCCTTCACAATTTCTTTTGATTCCTCTATGGCAAGGAAAATAATGTGCATATGCCGGAAAAAGCTCATGATTATGGTTTTTaatgaagttatgaataatCCATTTTCCTTCACAATTTCTCTTGATTCGTAAGCTGGCCTCACATCCCACCTTCAAACATGGACGCGGATTTTGTGCCGTGGATTCTCGCTTCTTCCCATATCTTGTGTGCAAGCATAGTTTGCATCAATAAACTCTCTAGAAACCTTTGAACAGCGACTGTTTTTAATAGATATTCCAAATCCGATACACTTAGCATAGTGCGTGTAGAATGAATAAGCATTTTCTAGGGAATCAAATTCCATTCCAATGTATGGGTTCTTGAATAATATTAGCCTCTAAATCAACAGGACATGAATCATTGTCGGCAATATTCTCATTGAGAGTTTCCTCTTCATTCTCATCAACAATATGCTCTCCATTCCCTTCAGGAACTTCCATCATTTCCTATATTTCAAATGATAATTTCCAATATATAATAActagatatatatataaaacaagtaTGATAACACAAGCCAAAAGGCACATAAAAAAACACAGTAAAATAACTCATTATATATACTGTACTGAACTTTAGATAAGTTGGCAACGAAAAATGAACATATAATATACGTACAATAGAAAATTAATATCCTAAAACTAGTTGTCTAAAACCCAAATATAATGCTTATGTCTGCggctttaattaattataaacaaaaatcattttttatgtaCATTAATGTATCTATTCTATATTGTAGACTagatatattagttattcaatgtatCTACTCTATTTTGCGGGAGTGGGTTACGCGTGAGCAGTTATTAAATtcacaataaaaaagaaaagaaaagtattttaattaataagaGGGATGATGTGGCTTGTTGTAAGGGAGTGTGATAAAAAGCGTTTGTGAGGGAGTTTGACAATAGCGGTTCTCATAAGACAAATAGTGAAACGATTTGATAATGTGAATGTCAtttcatcaattttattttggtagttgttgaataattgattatcttttattttatttgcaaaATTGCTATAGCAACTATATTTATATTAGGCAGAGAAATGCAATAAATATTTCTATATCCTACTGAGTGCCACTGGCAAGGAAAGGACACTAACTTGATTCATGAGTTCGGCAAGGGAATGGAAGCCACATTTTATATCACTTTCTCTAATCTCTGGTTTGTTCTTATTTGAATATTAGTCTCTTCTTTAAACTAAAGCAACCTTCGAGTAGTATTAAATCGGCACAAATGTGACCATTATTATATTAAAGTGCACACCAACTGCACCAAGAGGAATCAACGGTGTTGTTATTTAatctcttttcttctcatttgtgTAAAGCTATCATGATAATGAGAGTAGTTAAAGACATTATTGTTGGGATTagatataattaaatttattaatatgtATTTGTTTTGATCACGTCGTTATATGATTTTAGTTATTAATCAAAATATCATCCTTGTTTCTATTGTTTTGATATTtggatttgaattgttataggAATATACTATTTGAATCTTGAACTAGGATAAtatctactccctccggtcatatatatatatatatatatatatatatatataaggaacatATTGAGAAAAACACATATACTAAAgaggtttatttttttttattaaaaactctaaaatgttatgtgttattctAAAACTAACATTGGAATGTGTCTGTGTAATTAATGTATAACATTGGAATATgttgcattttatacaatttaataaaggTATATAAgggattatctatttaataaaaaataaatttaaagagtgtttcttataaaaaggacaatttttccaaagtgttccgtaTATATAGGAtcagagggagtattaaattTCTAAACTCTAGGAATAGACttaggtttaatattcactCAAAGTGTCGGATCTTAATGCTATCGTATTGATTAATCACCCGAGGGATCAGGGATTGATAGGTATAATAGATTTCTCGTCATTATCTGGGGACGGAAACGTACGAAAGCGACACGTGATAATATTGATAAATGGCTAGAACTTATATAACTGATCAGAGAAATACGTATCAATTAGTTAATGAAGTCTAATCCTAACAATTCCATCTCTTTGTTATTCTAATCATTTCCTTATCGTTGTTCTCTTTTCGCAACTTTTCACAAACAAACATCTTAATGAAGTCTAATCCTGGCAATTCCATCTCTTTGTTATTCTAATCATTTCCTTATCGTTGTTCTCTTTTCGCACCTTTTCACAAACAAACATCTTGAAATCActttacttgaaattatattaaggcaaatgttaacatgtgcgcctaaggcacatgttaacaatacaaatatagaaatattctcTCGAAACATGTATATTATATCTTTTaagtattaaatttgtttgtaatattaaatgcaaatttctaaTTATATATAGATACCTTAatatgtgccctatatgcacatgttaacagcacccttatattaattgttgaacgaCATTGATATCGCATGAGTCCCTGactccctgtggagacgataacaaatttacttacttttgtacttcaaGAGTCTCTTCTCTCATGACAAATGAATATTTCTTGATCATGAGACCATGCAAAAATATCTCACTTATTATGGGTGTTGTTTATCTGATgtgatgtgagactttttaaaacattttgttgtttattaattttgttttactttttgtacaacaataaatatattttatttatgtacaatttttttttatttttccagtaaaaaaaaaatattttatactttttaaaGTGGATAAAAGAAATTTCCAAGGTTGGAACACCGTTCCTTACGtataaaatgtgatattttaACGACCGAGTTAATCTTCCGAGAAcaagtatattttattttaaattcccGTAGATTTAGAAGTTG
This genomic interval from Trifolium pratense cultivar HEN17-A07 linkage group LG6, ARS_RC_1.1, whole genome shotgun sequence contains the following:
- the LOC123892121 gene encoding F-box/kelch-repeat protein At3g06240-like, with translation MECFSPEQPETKKVSYDDIPDDLAFSILSKLSLKSLNRFGCVRKSWTLLFRNPYFMSLFLKNLICHNRSYYDDTSLLLLRNMNINDEDKWELYSLFGERFESKTKFDWPNPFQETDPEFYVVGSSSIHGVLCLICDSQPNNRVVLWNPTTKEIKVIPTSLSESVRYMDVEITRHGFAYDSINDDYKVIRQVLHDRNSDTDSDTDDLSLDNISHDLFWEIYSLRSNSWKKLNFDVPYDYRDEGVCLDGVCHWLGEDGYDDENNDEVYLLSIDLSNEIFLITSISTEDDGFWKDLFVLNGSIALISICEEMNTFYISVLGELGVKESWTILYNFCPLRCIERPVKAGKKGYIFPKLIHGKQVCFDFNTLTAEKLSLVGFRKSIIYKESSLPIGGINQ